Proteins from one Setaria italica strain Yugu1 chromosome V, Setaria_italica_v2.0, whole genome shotgun sequence genomic window:
- the LOC101773673 gene encoding uncharacterized protein LOC101773673: protein MEKVNSTARLAVVAVTLCLLLLAGPQEAEAAEWITYPSKMISCKVLGNCEKNAGTPDATRPGAVANRYTRGCSAIERCRG from the coding sequence ATGGAGAAGGTGAACTCGACGGCGAGGCTAGCCGTGGTGGCGGTAACGCTGTGCCTGCTGCTGTTGGCGGGGCCCCAGGAAGCCGAGGCCGCGGAGTGGATCACGTACCCGAGCAAGATGATCAGCTGCAAGGTGCTCGGCAACTGCGAGAAGAACGCCGGCACCCCCGACGCCACCCGCCCGGGGGCCGTGGCCAACCGTTACACCCGCGGCTGTAGCGCCATCGAGAGGTGCCGCGGCTGA
- the LOC101774081 gene encoding uncharacterized protein LOC101774081, with protein MAQHPDATPRPHRRSHPADPTPWRRALCSTRRVPPCASLRLGRTDQRRIVVAGINIAKMVQASAPGFVFAIPRVVQEGALNIRGQRSKKRKSLCAIMPPFPSSRMMLSPRACFRSPSVRQETSPSAIFHTPLDQGQRVTNEIDLNFAPEDYRDDSIGQENGDDPVGQANGTCDDTLGQENGGGDDPVGQEDGTGDDPLGEGNARKNLLVPNEKRRAIFEALLGRARSGNLKGSETKEVSVQFSVPIRTVQRIWKKRQRLSRPRSWS; from the exons ATGGCTCAGCATCCAGATGCCACACCCCGACCCCATCGACGCTCCCACCCTGCCGATCCCACGCCCTGGCGGCGAGCGTTGTGCTCTACCCGTCGAGTACCGCCTTGCGCGTCTCTCCGCCTCGGCCGCACGGACCAGCGCCGCATCGTCGTCGCGGGCATCAACATCGCCAAGATGGTGCAGGCATCGGCGCCAGGGTTCGTGTTCGCCATTCCGAG GGTTGTCCAAGAAGGTGCGCTGAATATTCGAGGACAGAGGAGCAAAAAAAGGAAATCCCTTTGTGCGATCATGCCACCCTTTCCATCGAGCAGAATGATGTTGTCACCAAGAGCATGTTTCAGGTCCCCTTCAGTGAGGCAGGAGACATCACCATCTGCTATATTTCATACTCCACTTGACCAAGGCCAAAGAGTGACGAATGAAATTGATTTAAACTTCGCACCGGAAGACTACAGAGATGATTCAATTGGTCAAGAGAATGGGGATGATCCAGTTGGTCAAGCGAATGGTACTTGTGACGATACACTTGGTCAAGAGAATGGTGGTGGGGATGATCCAGTTGGTCAAGAGGATGGTACTGGGGATGATCCACTTGGTGAGGGGAATGCTCGCAAGAATTTACTAGTGCCTAATGAGAAACGGAGAGCTATATTTGAAGCTTTGTTAGGAAGGGCCAGAAGTGGAAATCTGAAGGGAAGTGAGACAAAAGAAGTATCAGTACAATTCTCAGTACCTATTCGAACAGTGCAACGTATTTGGAAAAAAAGGCAAAGGCTGTCTAGACCAAGGTCTTGGAGTTGA
- the LOC101774488 gene encoding transcription factor bHLH30: protein MAACQPMQEGKELQGLQPYDGCDPSVFVGPLLLPRQASSAPPAPPALSSSSGSGRSATEARALKIHSEAERRRRERINAHLTTLRRMVPDTRQMDKATLLARVVDQVKLLKREASEATQSMALPPETNEVSIELHAGDSGVVVAGTDKMIYMKASISCDDRPDLIAGLIQAFHGLRLRTVRADLTSLGGRVQHVFVLCREEGWGSEGASLRSLKEALRQALAKVASPEMAYGSSPFQSKRQRILESHYSIMSI from the exons ATGGCTGCATGCCAACCTATGCAAGAAGGAAAGGAACTGCAGGGGCTGCAGCCGTACGATGGCTGCGATCCTTCAGTGTTCGTAGGGCCACTTCTGCTGCCCCGGCAGGCCAGCTCGgcccctccggcgccgccggcgttgTCGTCTTCGTCGGGGTCTGGTAGGAGCGCGACGGAGGCGAGGGCTCTGAAGATCCACAGTGAGGCTgagcggcgccgccgggagaggaTCAATGCTCATCTGACTACGCTTAGGAGGATGGTCCCTGATACTAGGCAG ATGGACAAGGCCACCTTGCTTGCGAGAGTGGTAGACCAAGTGAAGCTGCTGAAGAGGGAAGCGAGTGAGGCCACCCAAAGCATGGCCCTCCCACCGGAGACCAACGAAGTCTCCATCGAGCTCCACGCCGGCGAcagcggcgtcgtcgtcgccggcaccGACAAGATGATCTACATGAAGGCTTCCATCAGCTGCGACGACCGGCCGGACCTCATCGCCGGGCTCATCCAGGCGTTCCATGGCCTGAGGCTGAGGACGGTGAGGGCGGACTTGACCTCGTTAGGAGGAAGGGTGCAGCATGTGTTCGTGCTGTGCAGGGAGGAGGGCTGGGGCAGTGAAGGTGCAAGCCTGAGGTCTCTGAAGGAGGCTCTCAGGCAAGCGTTAGCCAAGGTTGCTTCTCCTGAAATGGCATATGGGAGTAGTCCCTTTCAGAGCAAGAGGCAGAGGATTCTGGAGTCACATTACTCGATTATGTCCATATAG
- the LOC101775698 gene encoding pyruvate decarboxylase 1, with product MDTAIGSIPSASDGAAASSSPAPSSSAPREATLGRHLARRLAEVGARDVFTVPGDFNLTLLDELEAECGSTGVRLVGCCNELNAAYAADGYARARGGGVGACAVTFTVGGLSAINAIAGAFSENLPVVCIVGGPNSNDYGSNRILHHTIGLPDFTQELRCFQTVTCYQAVVNNLEDAHEQIDTAISTAIKESKPVYISISCNLPSIPHPTFSRHPVPFFLSPRLSNQMNLEAAVEAAAAFLNKAVKPVLVGGPKMRVSKACKAFVELADACGYPVAVMPSAKGLVPEHHSRFIGTYWGAVSTPFCAEIVESADAYLFAGPIFNDYSSVGYSLLLKKEKAIMVQPERVVIGHGPAFGCVLMKDFLHALATRLKKNTAAYENYRRIYVPPGEPLSSEPGEPLRVNILFKHIQAMLSGNSAIIAETGDSWFNCQKLKLPEGCGYEFQMQYGSIGWSVGATLGYAQAAKDKRVIACIGDGSFQVTVQEVSTMLRWGQNSIIFLINNGGYTIEVEIHDGPYNVIKNWNYTGLVEAFHNGEGKCYTAKVRTEEELKEALKAALGPKKDCLCFIEVIVHKDDTSKELLEWGSRVSAANSRPPNPQ from the exons ATGGACACGGCCATCGGCTCGatcccctccgcctccgacgGCGCGGCagcgtcctcctccccggccccctcctcctcggcccCGCGGGAGGCCACGCTGGgccgccacctcgcccgccgcctcgccgaggTTGGCGCCCGCGACGTGTTCACCGTCCCGGGCGACTTCAACCTGACCCTCCTCGACGAGCTGGAGGCCGAGTGCGGGTCCACGGGGGTGCGCCTCGTGGGGTGCTGCAACGAGCTCAACGCGGCGTACGCGGCCGACGGGTacgcccgcgcccgcggcggagGGGTGGGCGCCTGCGCCGTCACGTTCACCGTCGGCGGGCTCAGCGCCATCAACGCCATCGCGGGGGCCTTCAGCGAGAACCTCCCCGTCGTGTGCATCGTCGGGGGACCCAACAGCAACGACTACGGGAGTAACAGGATCCTGCACCATACCATCGGGTTGCCGGATTTCACGCAGGAGCTCAGGTGCTTCCAGACGGTCACGTGCTACCAG GCTGTGGTGAACAACTTAGAGGATGCACATGAACAGATTGACACTGCCATCTCTACAGCAATAAAGGAGAGCAAGCCTGTTTACATCAGCATCAGCTGCAACCTCCCTTCGATCCCACATCCAACCTTTAGCCGTCATCCtgtccctttcttcctctcccCAAG GCTATCGAACCAGATGAACCTGGAGGCAGCAGTGGAAGCCGCTGCGGCGTTCTTGAACAAAGCTGTCAAGCCAGTGCTTGTTGGTGGACCAAAGATGAGGGTTTCCAAAGCATGCAAAGCCTTTGTAGAGCTGGCAGATGCCTGCGGTTATCCGGTTGCGGTGATGCCTTCTGCAAAGGGGCTTGTGCCGGAGCACCACTCTAGGTTTATCGGCACATACTGGGGTGCAGTGAGCACTCCGTTCTGTGCTGAGATTGTCGAGTCTGCTGATGCCTATCTATTTGCTGGTCCCATATTCAACGACTACAGCTCAGTTGGATACTCGCTGCTCCTGAAGAAGGAAAAGGCTATCATGGTCCAACCAGAGCGGGTAGTTATTGGACATGGCCCTGCTTTTGGGTGTGTTCTGATGAAGGATTTCCTGCATGCACTTGCAACCCGTCTGAAGAAGAATACCGCTGCATATGAGAACTATCGTCGAATTTATGTGCCTCCAGGCGAGCCACTTTCATCTGAACCTGGAGAACCATTGAGAGTGAACATACTCTTCAAGCATATTCAGGCAATGTTGTCTGGCAACTCGGCTATCATTGCAGAGACAGGGGACTCATGGTTTAACTGCCAGAAGCTGAAGCTACCTGAAGGATGTGG ATACGAATTTCAGATGCAATATGGATCAATTGGCTGGTCAGTGGGTGCAACTTTGGGATATGCCCAGGCTGCTAAGGATAAGCGTGTCATTGCATGTATTGGAGATGGCAGTTTTCAG GTGACGGTACAAGAGGTGTCAACGATGCTTCGATGGGGGCAAAACAGCATCATCTTTCTGATAAACAATGGAGGATACACCATCGAGGTGGAGATCCATGATGGTCCTTACAATGTTATCAAGAACTGGAACTACACTGGTTTGGTGGAAGCTTTCCACAATGGCGAGGGCAAGTGCTACACAGCAAAG GTTCGAACTGAGGAGGAGCTGAAGGAGGCACTGAAGGCAGCTCTGGGACCTAAGAAGGACTGCTTGTGTTTCATAGAGGTCATCGTGCACAAGGATGACACCAGCAAAGAGCTCCTCGAGTGGGGATCTAGGGTTTCTGCAGCAAATAGCCGTCCACCGAATCCTCAGTGA
- the LOC101772587 gene encoding late embryogenesis abundant protein EMB564, with protein MASQQAEKAAELQDPRVRAELDRRVREEGETVIKSGGGGTTLEAQERLAEGRKKGGLSRTAESGNDRAEREGAAVRVEPDEKQLEEAKKSIGGG; from the coding sequence ATGGCGTCGCAGCAAgcggagaaggcggcggagCTGCAGGACCCGCGGGTCCGGGCGGAGCTTGACCGGCGCGTCCGCGAGGAGGGCGAGACCGTCAtcaagagcggcggcggcggcaccacccTGGAGGCCCAGGAGCGCCTCGCCGAAGGGCGCAAGAAGGGAGGGCTGAGCCGCACGGCGGAGTCCGGCAACGACCGCGCCGAGagggagggcgcggcggtgCGCGTCGAGCCCGACGAGAAGCAGCTCGAGGAGGCCAAGAAGAGCATCGGCGGCGGCTGA